In Pseudomonas sp. GCEP-101, one DNA window encodes the following:
- a CDS encoding oxidative damage protection protein produces the protein MTRLVMCRKYKEELPGLDRAPYPGAKGQDIYEHVSKKAWDEWQKHQTMLINERRLNMMNAEDRKFLTAEMDKFLSGEEYAQAEGYVPPSA, from the coding sequence ATGACCCGACTGGTGATGTGCCGCAAGTACAAAGAAGAGCTGCCCGGCCTCGATCGCGCGCCCTACCCCGGCGCCAAGGGCCAGGACATCTACGAGCACGTCTCGAAGAAAGCCTGGGATGAATGGCAGAAGCACCAGACCATGCTGATCAACGAGCGTCGCCTGAACATGATGAATGCCGAGGATCGCAAGTTCCTCACTGCCGAGATGGACAAGTTCCTCTCCGGCGAGGAATACGCCCAGGCCGAGGGCTACGTCCCGCCCAGCGCGTAA
- a CDS encoding LTA synthase family protein, translated as MRKLISWWNSRGNLVSLSALFLLVPVIGRYSLGWGSPLGYLSDLALGTLLVVALHNRRLFIAIPVMLIWALSVIGTAELVSAVGRMPAPEDLHFLADPTFVANSTEGGGLNHLHLAILIGAGILICALLWRRREKALPRYAYALPAALLAAHAGVQYVQPSDAEMWKQFNLPHQLVSRAITGGEMAYQDWRDRDLPEVRPDVTGLTQHDLNGTPLLAGRGQAKNVLIIAMEGIPGAYVATNRAALSSSYEESMMPRLSTWAERAMTTPDYVVHSHQTIRGLYAMLCGDYSKLDNGTPKGVELLGNPTRAAECLPAQMHQAGFSTHFLQGAGLRFMAKDKVMPAMGFDKTLGRDWFKKKPYLEFAWGMDDKAFFEGALDYVGQLRQKKEPWMLTLLTVGTHQPYSATPEYLAKYPTPRQAAVAYLDDAVDAFLKGLEEKGVLKDTLVIVTSDESHGIDNVRLASAWGLNLILAPEQAALPPVKAGVYGHVDLESSVLDYFAIKAPQDIAGRSLFREYSTGREMVSFTNGMQRYHDGKGTFTECDFQQVCRRYQSDGFIADTAKFEGRFSGRDARLMTARADLLDQSVTKAQSAREYQFATKERIRLKPQIDNEYTDNLIGAQYLEFPANTHTTVRLKIRAIQMDANGAKVTLKTRSFEKPVPIQMPDFPLVKRNQPLEVTFGFDNEEARKAFSFHLLAEGKGVIEITDFHVLTQPRKSTINATGSGGTGLADAKPLPIPRLSGHPNLMASQPPEGQDDITPAETLDDPNPQLRQMMQ; from the coding sequence GTGCGCAAACTCATAAGCTGGTGGAATTCCCGGGGCAACCTGGTTTCCCTGTCTGCCCTCTTCCTGCTGGTGCCGGTGATCGGCCGCTACAGCCTTGGCTGGGGCTCCCCGCTGGGCTACCTGTCGGACCTCGCGCTCGGCACGCTGCTGGTCGTCGCGCTGCACAACCGCCGACTGTTCATCGCGATTCCGGTCATGCTCATCTGGGCGCTGTCGGTCATCGGCACCGCCGAGCTGGTCAGCGCCGTGGGCCGCATGCCTGCGCCGGAAGACCTGCATTTCCTCGCCGACCCGACCTTCGTCGCCAACTCCACCGAGGGCGGCGGCTTGAACCACCTGCACCTGGCGATCCTGATCGGTGCGGGCATCCTGATCTGCGCCCTGCTCTGGCGCCGCCGCGAAAAGGCCCTGCCGCGCTATGCCTACGCCCTGCCGGCCGCGCTCCTGGCCGCCCATGCCGGCGTGCAGTACGTCCAGCCCAGCGATGCGGAGATGTGGAAGCAGTTCAACCTGCCCCACCAGCTCGTTTCGCGCGCCATCACCGGTGGCGAGATGGCCTACCAGGACTGGCGCGACCGCGACCTGCCGGAAGTCCGCCCGGATGTCACCGGCCTGACCCAGCACGATCTCAACGGCACCCCGTTGCTGGCCGGCCGCGGCCAGGCGAAGAACGTGCTGATCATCGCCATGGAGGGGATTCCCGGCGCCTACGTCGCCACCAACCGTGCGGCGCTGAGCAGCAGCTACGAAGAATCCATGATGCCGCGCCTGAGCACCTGGGCCGAGCGCGCCATGACCACCCCGGACTACGTGGTGCATAGCCACCAGACCATCCGCGGCCTCTACGCCATGCTTTGCGGCGACTACAGCAAGCTGGACAACGGCACGCCCAAGGGCGTCGAGCTGCTGGGCAACCCGACCCGCGCCGCCGAATGCCTGCCGGCGCAGATGCACCAGGCCGGCTTCAGCACCCACTTCCTGCAGGGCGCCGGGCTGCGCTTCATGGCCAAGGACAAGGTCATGCCGGCCATGGGCTTCGACAAGACCCTGGGCCGCGACTGGTTCAAGAAGAAGCCCTACCTGGAATTCGCCTGGGGCATGGATGACAAGGCCTTCTTCGAGGGCGCCCTGGACTACGTCGGCCAACTGCGCCAGAAGAAAGAGCCGTGGATGCTGACGCTGCTCACCGTCGGCACCCACCAGCCCTATTCGGCCACGCCCGAGTACCTGGCCAAGTACCCGACGCCGCGCCAGGCGGCGGTGGCCTACCTGGACGACGCCGTCGATGCGTTCCTCAAGGGGCTGGAAGAGAAAGGCGTCCTCAAGGACACCCTGGTGATCGTCACCTCCGACGAATCCCACGGCATCGACAACGTGCGCCTTGCCTCGGCCTGGGGCCTGAACCTGATCCTTGCACCGGAACAGGCCGCGCTGCCGCCGGTGAAGGCCGGCGTCTACGGCCACGTCGACCTGGAGTCCTCGGTGCTGGATTACTTCGCCATCAAGGCGCCCCAGGATATCGCCGGGCGCTCGCTGTTCCGTGAATACAGCACGGGCCGCGAGATGGTGTCGTTCACCAACGGCATGCAGCGTTACCACGACGGCAAGGGCACTTTCACCGAGTGCGACTTCCAGCAGGTGTGTCGGCGCTACCAGAGCGATGGCTTCATCGCCGACACCGCCAAGTTCGAAGGCCGTTTCAGCGGCCGCGACGCGCGCCTGATGACCGCCCGCGCGGACCTCCTCGACCAGTCGGTGACCAAGGCGCAGTCGGCGCGCGAATACCAGTTCGCCACCAAGGAGCGCATCCGCCTGAAGCCGCAGATCGACAATGAGTACACCGACAACCTGATCGGCGCGCAGTACCTGGAATTCCCGGCCAACACCCACACCACGGTGCGCCTGAAGATCCGCGCGATCCAGATGGACGCCAATGGCGCGAAGGTGACGCTCAAGACGCGCTCCTTCGAAAAACCGGTGCCCATCCAGATGCCGGACTTCCCGCTGGTGAAGCGCAACCAGCCGCTGGAAGTGACCTTCGGCTTCGACAACGAGGAGGCACGCAAGGCGTTCTCCTTCCACCTGCTGGCCGAAGGCAAGGGCGTGATCGAGATCACCGACTTCCATGTACTGACCCAGCCGCGCAAGTCGACGATCAATGCCACCGGGTCCGGCGGCACCGGGCTCGCCGACGCCAAGCCGCTGCCGATCCCGCGCCTGTCCGGCCACCCGAACCTGATGGCCAGCCAGCCGCCGGAGGGCCAGGACGACATCACCCCGGCCGAGACACTGGACGATCCCAACCCGCAATTGCGGCAGATGATGCAGTAA
- a CDS encoding ABC transporter ATP-binding protein gives MATAIPALEIRNLHKRYGDLEVLKGISLTARDGDVISILGSSGSGKSTFLRCINLLENPHQGQILVAGEELKLKKSKDGSLIASDSKQINRLRSELGFVFQNFNLWPHMSILDNIIEAPRRVLGKTRAEATEIAEALLAKVGISDKRHCFPAQLSGGQQQRAAIARTLAMQPKVILFDEPTSALDPEMVQEVLNVIRALADEGRTMLLVTHEMNFARQVSSEVVFLHQGLVEEQGPPQQVFDNPQSARCKQFMSSHR, from the coding sequence ATGGCCACGGCCATACCCGCACTGGAAATCCGTAACCTGCACAAGCGTTACGGTGACCTGGAAGTGCTCAAAGGCATTTCCCTGACCGCCCGCGACGGCGATGTGATTTCCATCCTCGGCTCCTCCGGTTCCGGTAAATCCACGTTCCTGCGCTGCATCAACCTGCTGGAGAACCCGCACCAGGGCCAGATCCTGGTCGCCGGTGAAGAGCTCAAGCTGAAGAAGTCCAAGGACGGCTCGCTGATCGCCTCCGACAGCAAGCAGATCAACCGGCTGCGCAGCGAACTGGGCTTCGTCTTCCAGAACTTCAACCTCTGGCCGCACATGAGCATCCTCGACAACATCATCGAGGCCCCGCGCCGCGTGCTGGGCAAGACCCGCGCCGAAGCCACCGAGATTGCCGAGGCCCTGCTGGCCAAGGTGGGCATCTCCGACAAGCGCCACTGCTTCCCCGCGCAGCTTTCCGGCGGCCAGCAGCAGCGCGCCGCCATCGCCCGCACCCTGGCGATGCAGCCCAAGGTCATCCTCTTCGACGAGCCGACGTCGGCACTGGACCCGGAAATGGTCCAGGAAGTGCTTAACGTTATCCGCGCGCTCGCCGACGAGGGTCGCACCATGCTGCTGGTCACCCATGAAATGAACTTTGCACGCCAGGTATCCAGCGAGGTGGTGTTCCTCCACCAGGGCCTGGTAGAAGAGCAGGGACCGCCGCAGCAGGTATTTGACAACCCGCAATCGGCACGCTGTAAACAATTCATGTCCAGCCACCGCTAA
- a CDS encoding ABC transporter substrate-binding protein → MNNYKKIVLAIAATFALGSQAIAADKLRIGTEGAYPPFNGIDASGQVVGFDIEIGKALCAKMKTECDVVTSDWDGIIPALNAKKFDFIVASMSITDERKQAVDFTNPYYTNKLQFVAPKSTDFKTDKGYLKGKVIGAQRATIAGTWLEDNMSDTVTIKLYDTQENAYLDLSSGRLDGVLADKFVQYDWLKSDAGKDFEFKGEPVFDNDKIGIAVRKGDPLRDKLNAALKEIVDDGTYKKINDKYFPFSIY, encoded by the coding sequence ATGAACAACTATAAGAAGATCGTTCTGGCTATCGCGGCCACCTTCGCACTGGGGAGCCAGGCCATCGCCGCGGACAAACTGCGCATCGGCACCGAAGGCGCCTACCCGCCCTTCAACGGTATCGACGCCAGCGGCCAGGTCGTCGGTTTCGACATCGAGATCGGCAAGGCGCTGTGCGCCAAGATGAAGACCGAGTGCGACGTCGTCACCTCCGACTGGGACGGCATCATCCCCGCCCTGAACGCCAAGAAGTTCGATTTCATCGTCGCCTCCATGTCGATCACCGACGAGCGCAAGCAGGCGGTGGACTTCACCAACCCCTACTACACCAACAAGCTGCAGTTCGTGGCGCCCAAGTCGACCGACTTCAAGACCGACAAGGGTTACCTGAAAGGCAAGGTGATCGGTGCCCAGCGCGCGACCATCGCGGGTACCTGGCTGGAGGACAATATGTCCGACACCGTCACCATCAAGCTGTACGACACCCAGGAAAACGCCTACCTCGACCTGTCCTCGGGCCGCCTCGACGGCGTGCTGGCCGACAAGTTCGTGCAGTACGACTGGCTGAAAAGCGACGCCGGCAAGGACTTCGAGTTCAAGGGCGAGCCGGTGTTCGACAACGACAAGATCGGCATCGCCGTGCGCAAGGGCGACCCGCTGCGTGACAAGCTGAACGCCGCTCTGAAGGAAATCGTCGACGACGGTACCTACAAGAAGATCAACGACAAGTACTTCCCCTTCAGCATCTACTGA
- a CDS encoding ABC transporter permease: MIFDLHGFGDQLIAGTWMTLKLSLAAVCVGLILGLLGAVAKTSKNTFLRMLGGFYTTVVRGVPETLWVLMIYFGTVTGLNAIGNLFGYPEFALSPFAAGTCALGLCFGAYATEVFRGALLAIPKGHREAGQALGLSAPRIFWRIVLPQVWRVALPGLGNLYLILLKDTALVSLITLDEIMRKAQVASNATKEPFTFYMTAAFIYLGLTVFIMAALHFLERRAGRGFVRNEL, translated from the coding sequence ATGATTTTCGACCTGCACGGCTTTGGCGATCAGTTGATCGCCGGCACCTGGATGACGCTCAAGCTTTCGCTCGCCGCAGTCTGCGTCGGACTGATCCTCGGCCTGCTCGGCGCCGTCGCCAAGACCTCGAAGAACACCTTCCTGCGCATGCTCGGCGGTTTCTACACCACCGTGGTGCGTGGCGTACCCGAGACACTCTGGGTACTGATGATCTATTTCGGTACCGTCACCGGCCTGAACGCCATCGGCAATCTGTTCGGCTACCCCGAATTCGCCCTCTCGCCCTTCGCCGCGGGCACCTGCGCCCTGGGCCTGTGCTTTGGCGCCTACGCCACTGAAGTCTTCCGTGGCGCGCTGCTGGCGATCCCCAAGGGCCACCGCGAAGCCGGCCAGGCGCTGGGCCTCTCCGCGCCGCGGATCTTCTGGCGCATCGTGCTGCCGCAGGTATGGCGCGTGGCGCTGCCCGGGCTGGGCAACCTCTACCTGATTCTGCTGAAGGACACCGCACTGGTCTCGCTGATCACCCTCGACGAGATCATGCGCAAGGCCCAGGTCGCCTCCAACGCGACCAAGGAACCCTTCACCTTCTACATGACCGCGGCCTTCATCTACCTGGGCCTGACCGTCTTCATCATGGCCGCCCTGCACTTCCTCGAGCGTCGCGCCGGCCGTGGCTTCGTGAGGAACGAGCTATGA
- a CDS encoding ABC transporter permease, with protein sequence MTDFELILKWLPKMLQGAMLTLELLAIAVVAGLCLAVPLGIARASRHWYVRAVPYTYIFFFRGTPLLLQLFIVYYGFAQFESVRKGPFWPYLRDPYWCALLTMTLHTAAYIAEILRGAIHAIPVGEVEAARALGMSRRQALFHIILPRAARIAMPAYSNEVILMLKASAVVYTVTLFDIMGMTRTIIARTYEAMLFFCLAGVFYLVITLLLTRIFRLLEHWLKVDSMQGR encoded by the coding sequence ATGACCGATTTCGAGCTGATCCTCAAATGGCTGCCGAAGATGCTCCAGGGCGCCATGCTGACCCTGGAGCTGCTGGCCATCGCCGTGGTCGCCGGCCTGTGCCTGGCGGTGCCGCTGGGCATCGCCCGCGCGTCGCGGCACTGGTACGTGCGCGCGGTGCCCTACACCTACATCTTCTTCTTCCGCGGCACACCGCTGCTGCTGCAGCTGTTCATCGTCTACTACGGCTTCGCCCAGTTCGAGAGCGTGCGCAAGGGGCCCTTCTGGCCGTACCTGCGCGACCCGTACTGGTGCGCCCTGCTGACCATGACGCTGCACACCGCGGCCTACATCGCCGAAATCCTGCGCGGCGCCATCCACGCCATCCCGGTGGGTGAAGTGGAAGCCGCCCGCGCGCTGGGCATGTCCCGGCGCCAGGCGCTGTTCCATATCATCCTGCCGCGCGCAGCGCGCATCGCCATGCCGGCCTACAGCAACGAGGTGATCCTCATGCTCAAGGCCAGCGCCGTGGTGTACACCGTGACGCTGTTCGACATCATGGGCATGACCCGCACCATCATCGCGCGCACCTACGAGGCCATGCTGTTCTTCTGCCTGGCCGGGGTGTTCTACCTAGTCATCACGCTGCTGCTGACCCGCATCTTCCGCCTGCTGGAACACTGGCTGAAGGTGGACTCCATGCAAGGCCGCTGA
- a CDS encoding SAM-dependent methyltransferase, whose translation MLPNDAPLTGSNLLQRFQALDGFLLANQALWRPKPFTVLELPWEHNHPELATWLRRRSLEDADAAHNSPAQLDAPAPFPALAARAAELAAVGELPGTPLGALPNLLTVDVPGRKWQQIEAFASRLAFAEAPRQWLDWCAGKGHLGRLLARHGTPLLSLEFDNALVEDGQRLSDRLRLHAHHRQQDVLAPDAGQHLQPEHTAVALHACGDLHVRLLQLASTRGCRQLAVAPCCYNRIDSEHYQPLSQAAQQSALQLSRDDLRLPLAETVTAGARVRRQRDGSMARRLAFDLLQREVRGVDAYLPIPSVPPTWLDKSFADYCRELAALKDLALPDDLDWPQLESQGWQRLAQVRNLELVRGLFRRPMELWLLLDRALFLEEQGYRATLGAFCATHMTPRNLLLLAERI comes from the coding sequence GTGCTCCCGAACGACGCGCCCCTGACCGGCTCCAACCTGCTCCAGCGCTTCCAGGCACTGGATGGCTTCCTCCTGGCCAATCAGGCGCTGTGGCGGCCCAAGCCCTTCACCGTGCTGGAGCTGCCGTGGGAGCACAATCACCCGGAGTTGGCCACCTGGCTGCGCCGCCGCAGCCTCGAGGACGCCGACGCAGCGCACAACAGCCCCGCGCAACTCGACGCTCCCGCGCCCTTCCCCGCGCTGGCTGCCAGGGCGGCCGAGCTGGCCGCCGTCGGTGAGCTGCCCGGCACGCCGTTGGGCGCGTTGCCCAATCTGCTCACCGTCGATGTGCCCGGGCGGAAATGGCAGCAGATCGAAGCCTTTGCCAGCCGCCTGGCATTCGCCGAGGCGCCGCGCCAGTGGCTCGACTGGTGCGCCGGCAAGGGCCACCTGGGTCGCCTGCTGGCGCGCCACGGCACGCCGCTGCTGAGCCTGGAGTTCGACAACGCCCTGGTGGAAGACGGCCAGCGCCTGAGTGACCGGCTACGGTTGCACGCCCATCATCGTCAGCAGGATGTGCTGGCTCCCGACGCCGGCCAGCATCTGCAGCCCGAACACACCGCCGTCGCCCTGCACGCCTGCGGCGATCTGCACGTGCGCCTGTTGCAACTGGCCAGTACCCGCGGCTGCCGCCAGCTCGCGGTGGCGCCCTGCTGCTACAACCGCATCGACAGCGAGCACTACCAACCACTCTCCCAGGCCGCGCAACAATCGGCCCTGCAACTCTCCCGCGACGACCTGCGCCTGCCACTGGCAGAAACCGTGACCGCCGGCGCCCGCGTGCGTCGCCAGCGGGATGGGTCGATGGCGCGCCGACTGGCCTTCGACCTGCTGCAACGAGAAGTCCGCGGCGTTGACGCCTACCTTCCCATTCCCTCCGTGCCGCCGACCTGGCTGGACAAATCCTTCGCCGACTACTGCCGCGAGCTGGCCGCACTCAAGGACCTGGCCCTGCCCGACGACCTCGATTGGCCGCAACTGGAAAGCCAAGGCTGGCAACGCCTGGCCCAGGTACGCAATCTCGAACTGGTGCGCGGGCTGTTCCGCCGGCCGATGGAATTGTGGCTGCTGCTTGACCGCGCGTTATTCCTCGAAGAGCAGGGCTATCGCGCCACCCTGGGCGCCTTCTGTGCCACCCACATGACCCCACGCAATCTGCTGCTGCTTGCCGAACGCATCTGA